DNA sequence from the Alkaliphilus metalliredigens QYMF genome:
TGTTTTTGATACTCACTTTGTCATGTTCTAATTCCAAGACATTTTTAGGGCAGAATCCAACACATATATTACAACCTTTACACCATTCTGGAATAATGTGTAACTCTTTATCATTCTTCTGGTTACTCACCGTCATAGCCACCCCCCTTTTATCATCGATTGATAAAAATATAGCTAAGTAAATCATATCAGATTTATGGGAATTTTGCAATTTATATTTCATTAAATTCTGTATATTTTAGTTAAATGCAAGTTTAGTTTCATTTATTTGCATTTAAGCCACAATATAAAAAGTACTCCCAGTTTCAGGACTACTTTTCAAGGTTAAGATTTTTTAGTTTTTTGAATGACTTAAAGTGTGTCAAATCAAAGTGAATAGGGGTAATTGAGATGTAATTATCATTAATTGCCTGGACATCACTTTCATGATCTTGTGCTAATTCCATTGCTTTACCTGAAATCCAGTAATAGGCGTTTCCCCGAGGATCCAATCTTTCAATAAAAGCATTTTCATATTTTCTTATCCCTAAGTTTGTGACCTTAACACCTTTAATTTCACTATAAGCTATGGTAGGGTAATTTACATTAATGATTGTATCACTTAGTTCCTCAATATGAAGTGTGTTACTCAGTAACTTGCAAATAAATTCAGCAGCATGATTGTACTGATCAATTTTAGAGGTTGCCATTGAAACGGCAATTGAAGGTAAATCTAAAATAGCAGCCTCTACTGCAGCTGATACCGTGCCTGAATAAAGTACATCGGTTCCTAGGTTAGGGCCATTATTAATTCCAGATACAACGACAGTTGGCTTTCTATCTTTTAATAAAACCTCAATGGCAATTTTAATACAATCCGCTGGAGTACCATTAACTGAATAGGCTTCAATTGAGGTGTCGAAAAAGCGCACACCCGCCATCCTCAAAGGATGGTGCATGGTAATACCGTGGCCAACAGCACTTCTTTCTGTATTGGGTGCCACAACAATTACCTCGCCTACATCCTGCAATGATTTTGCAAGGACATAAATACCTTCTGCAAAGATTCCATCATCATTTGTTACTAAAATACGCATTATATTCCTCCTTCCATGATGATAATCATAATAGTTTTATCAAGACTAGTAAATAATAAAATGAAAAACAAGATAATCATTAAGCCAGAAACAATAATAAACATAAGAGGTGATAATTTGATTCAAATAGATGATGCAGGTAGTGGAAGTCTTTTAGGAGGTACCCTTATAGGAATAGTCAGGGTTGAAACAAATGAATATGCCCATGAAATCATCCCACTGGAGTACTACAGAGGAACAAACTTTGAAAACAAAGTGTATATTCAATATGTTTTGACAATCATTAAAAGGTTATTCAAAAGCTTACATGTCAGTAAAGAAGAAGAAATTCATATGTGTAGAGGCTATATGTTTGATCAAGCAAAGGTGTGGCTCAAGGAAGAACAATATCATTTTATAAGCACTAAGATACAAGATCCTCTTCAAAGTATTATTGAAAAAGAATTCGAAAAATATACAATTTCACTTGGATTACCTCTAAACATGATTACCTATACAAAATATCCATTTCACTTTCATCGAATACTAAAATGGATTTATGCAGATTATCAGATTAGAAGTCTTCTTTGTAAAACAGGTTGGAAGAGTTGGAAAAAATATGGTAACTTAGAAATTTCAATTGATCGAGAAAAAATAAAAAACAATCATTTAATATGCCTAAAATGTCATGAAATCATTTTAAAAGACTCATTTGCAGCTGTGAAAAAATATCACAGCACTAGGCTTAATAAGGTGTTTCTTCATCAAGACTGTATTTAAATAGCTCCTAGATGAATTGTCTAGGAGCTATTATCAAATATTTTATCCTAAATGTATGACTACGCTTCTACTGAAATAAGTCTCTCTTTAAATGGGATGTGTTTTTTCCTCTTCATTATAGAGGGTTGATTCGATTTTGTACTTTTCAGCCCATCTTGTTTTAAAATAGCTCATTGCTACTTGTGGAAATAAAGCGTAGGATAAAACATCTTCATCTTGCTCTAGGTATTCCTTCATTTCATTTTTTAGTTTTTCTAATTGAGGTTCGATTAAGTCCGCTGGACGACATGTGATAATACTGTCCTTACCAACAATTTTTTCTATGATTTTCTCGTCTATAGGCACAGCTGGTTGACCATATAGCCCTTTAACATAATCTTTTATTTCCTTTGGTACCATCTTATATCTTTCGCCAGTAAGCACATTGAACAATGCTTGTGTTCCAACCATTTGACTCATTGGCGTAACAAGAGGAGGAAAACCTAGTTCTTCTCTTACTTTAGGAACCTCGGCTAAGACCTCTTCATATTTATCTTCTTTATTTTGTAGTTTAAGCTGTGAAATTAAGTTAGATAACATACCTCCAGGTACCTGATAGATGAGGGTATTGGCATCTACTCCAAGAACCTTAGGATCTAGTATTCCTTCTTTTAAGTATTTATCTCGGATAGGCTTAAAGTAATCAGCTACTTCACTTAATACCTTTAAGTCTAAGCCGGTATCATATTCTGTCCCTTGCAAAGCTGCCACCAAAGGTTCAGTAGGCGGCTGTGAGGTGCCCATGGCCAAGGGTGAAATTGCAGTATCGATTACATCCACTCCAGCTTCAATTGCCTTTAGATAGGTCATAGAGGCCATACCACTGGTATAGTGTGTGTGTATTTGTATTGGTACTTTTACTGCTTTCTTTAATTCTCGGACAAGTTCATATGCAACATAAGGAGTTAAAATACCAGACATGTCTTTAATACAGATTGAGTTGGCTCCCATGCTCTCCATTTTCTTAGCCGTTTTAACGTAATAAGGGATATTATGTACAGGACTAATGGTATAAGAGATGGCGCATTGGGCATGTCCACCTTCTTTATTTGTGACCCTTAAAGCAGTTTCAAGGTTTCTGACATCATTTAAAGCATCAAATATACGGATGATATCAATTCCATTGCCAATAGACTTTTTAACAAATTCAGTGACGACATCATCGGCATAATGCTTGTATCCAAGAATATTTTGTCCTCTTAACAGCATTTGAAACTTAGTGTTCTTAACACGACTCTTTAACTTTCTAAGTCTTTCCCATGGATCCTCATTTAAAAATCTTAGGGATGAATCAAAGGTTGCTCCTCCCCACATTTCTAAAGAATGGTAGCCTACTTTGTCGAGCAGTTCAATAACAGGTAACATTTCCTCTGTATTCATTCTCGTAGCGAATAAGGACTGATGCGCATCTCTCAGTACTGTTTCGGTAATTTTTAATTTAGTCATCCTTAACCCTCCTCATTATTTATAGGTCATTGTGTCTTGGTATGGTAAACAATCTTTGGTACAGGCATATGTTTCTATTAAAACATCAAAACTCCTCTAACTATTCTTCTCAATCAAAATGACAATCGGGGGGGGTGGCTCATGGGATTACCTTCCCCGTAATGTATTGAAGAATTGATTGCTATATATTACTACCATGAGACTTACATTTCTTTTGGAAAAATTTAGGAATGCAAATAAGCAAATCACGGTGATAATCATTCGTATGATGATAGGATTTTACAAATTCAGGTATATGCTCTATTGCTTCCAACATCTGAAGTCCTACATGCTTATAAAATGCATGATAGACTTGATGATGATTGATAAGTGCCCATTCAACACCCTGTTGATTAGCCAGGTTCAAGGTAGATCTTAATAGTCCATCCCCTAAACCATGTCCTCTTTCAATTGGCATAATAAATAGTTCATTGATATGTAGTATTGTGCTTTGAATTTCAAATGCAGCATAACCCAATATATGCTCACTATCCATTACAATCATGTACCGACAATGATCTATCGATTGATTAATGTCCATGTTGTGATGATGCTGTAGAAAATGACTCAGGAGCACTTTTTCCTTGTTATTTGATACTTCTTTTATCGTGATCATTTAATTACCTCACTTGTAAAGGATTCTATCCTTATTATATCTTTTTTATTAGAGAAATACAAAGGAAAGCCATCCTTTAATTTCCTATAATTCCTTTAGGTAGGTTATTTCTTTTTGAGTTAGATGTCTCCATTTTCCAATTTCTAAATCTCCTAATTGAAGATCTCCCATACTTTCTCGATTTAATTCAACAACTGGATGACCAATGGCATCACACATTTTTCTTACCTGTCTATTTTTACCTTCTCGCAACGTAATTTTTACGATTACTTCATGAGGAAGTATTTTAATAATACTAATTTTAGCCGGAGCGGTCACATAATCTTCGATTTCTAAACCTTTTTCAAATAAAGATAATTTTGAAGAGGAAGGCTTCCCTTTAACCTTAGCAATATATACCTTGCTCACTTTAAATTTAGGATGAGTCAGTTTAAAGGTTAGATTACCATCATTTGTTAAAAGTAAGAAACCAGAGGTATGATAATCTAACCTGCCAACTGGAAAAATCCGCTCTGAAACCCCTACCAGGTCAGTTACTGTTTTGCGGTCAAACTGATCCGAAACTGTGGTGACAAATCCTGTGGGCTTATTTAATAAGATATAAATCATCTCTTCAGTAGGTTTGATTAGTTTCCCTCTAACCTTAACATGATCTTCCACAACATCTAATTTGAATCCCATTTCTGTTACAACTTTATCATTCACAGTTACAAGACCCTGCTGAATTAATGTTTCACTTTTTCTTCTAGATGCCACACCGCAGTTTGCTATATATTTTTGAAGTCTCAAATCATTCACCTCATCTTTTGATTTGTAAATCGTATACTATTTATTTTAACCGTTCATTGTAAATATTCAACAGATTTAATCGATTTATTTTAATTTTCAGGGTTTCTATCTCTGTGATATACAAATTATTTTTTTTCATTCTCTTAAAGTAGTCCCCACCTGCAAATGTAAATCGTTCTTGCAGTCCTGATTCAGTTAATATTCTTTCATTGGCATAGGCAATCAGATCACCACTGGCAAGATTTATTGGTAGCTCCAGAAGAGGCATGCCCAAAGCAACTCTAACACTATTATGACCTGCTAGGGAGCCTGTAACAATGGCTTCCGTATGACCTACGAATAAGCCTGACTTTTCACCAGCGCATAATAAATTTTGTAATGAAGCCACCTTCATTGTATTATTTCTAGGGGCAATAGACAAGTAACGAATAGAATTGCCGATACCTCCAGAATAAGGATCTTCAAATTTGGCATTTTCAAATCCTTTTATACTTCTTAGTTTTTCTAATGGGTAAAAAGGTGCCATTAATTTTGCATGGCCTGTGTCTAATAATATGATGTTTTCTGCATACTCATTTAGTGCATACTGTTGACACACTTTCATCTTAAGTTTTTCATGATTAACCTGATTTTTAGGTACTGGTATAATCGCCACGCCCTTTTCATTTAGTATTGTACGTAATTCTTCTGAAAGAGAGTTTTTATTCAATTTACAAGATCCACTGAATGCACCATAGGAGCCATCTGCCCTCTGACCAAGGATGTCATTTACACCGGCTTTTTGACTTAAACTTACCCTAGGACCAAATGAGGGACAACGTAGCACACACATGGCACAACCGTTACCATATTTAGTACAGTTCCCCATTGGACCTGTTGAACCGGTGGTTTCTATAAAAACATCCCCTTCTATGGTTTCTCCATCAAATGTTTTGACTTTTATAATCTTGCTACCATCCTTAATGACATCGACGATTCTATGTTGTAGATATAAATGGATCCCTAGATTCAGGAGTAATTTTCGTACTTTGGGTTCGATTATGGTGACATCATACAAACTAGCATGACGATGTCCAGGAAATTCAATATTCCGATGTCTAGAGGTAGCGTCTGTGATAGTAAACAACTCATCATTTCCTAATAAAATAGTTTCCTCCGCCGCTGTGAATCTACCATTATTTCGCATAATACCGCCAACATTACCTAATCCAAGTAATAAATCTGTTCTCTCATAAAGGTGGACATCTCCACCAGCTTTTTTAGCCGTAATAGCAGCTGCGCAGCCTGCCCAACCGCCCCCTACAATTACTATTTTAGACACAAAAATACCCCCTTCTATTAATGATGAACAAGTTGACTTTTACAAGTTTTAATAGCGTTTCCTGCTATATCATAAATTGTACATGCGCCACATATTCCTTCGCCACAGCACATATGATGATTATTTGTTGTAACCAGATTAATGTTATGGAAATTACTTACCTCTAAGATTTGCTTTTGTAGGTAGTCTGATCCGCCTATAAAACTCAGTTGATACTCATGTTTTGCTATAGCCTGTTGTATGACTGATTTTCCCTGTTCACTATATAAATCTACTGTAGAAATAAGATTAGCATCGGTATAATGTGATATGAAATCATGTTTTATAGAACCCGTGTCTAGGATGACATCCACTGTATTGTTGTGTTGCCGTAAATGTTGAATTAGTAAAACGGCAGGAGCCTGGGCAATACCTCTTGCAACAATAAGACAACGTCCTCCTGCCAAACTTTTTAAGTGTTGTATTCCTATAATTCCATTCCAATAAGGAGCCTTGATTAATAATGATTCAGAATCATCCTTTAAACTCTTTGTTTTGACCCCATGTATCTCAATGGCAATGTCGATCAAACCACTAGCGGACTCAACATTCATAATAGAGATAGGTATGTCGAAATACTGATCTTTACTTTTGTTTCGTACAAAAATGTAAGCACCTGGTTGTTTAAGATGCCGTATTAAATAATCATTTACTTTTAACTTAAAAACCTTAAGATTAGGTGTGATATCGACTCTTGAAACGATTGCAACTTCATGTGGAATACGAGTACTCTTGCGTTGTTCATTTAGAAATTTGAATTCTTGATAAATACAAACCCCTCTCCAATTACAATCACAATAATTTTTGTTTTGTAGATGAGTGCAAGTAATACAATCGTTACTCTCCGCTAAATAACAAGGACAGTAATCACTGCCAGCATCAATGCATTCCCAATACTTCACTGTCATTATACCGCTCCCCTTCTATTTTTAACTAAGGCATCCCTAAGAAAACAACTGGACAGAATCATGATCAATTTTACTCTATACTTCATTGAAATCTTCCCTCTTGACTCCCACCAATATCCTCATCCTTTTAGTCTCGTTAATTTCCATGCCTTAATTAAAAAGTAGTATAGTATTAAGATATTGCAATAAGCTTATTTTGTTACAATTTTATATTTAAACCAAATAAAAAAGTGGTATCTCTACCACTTTCAATCAACCTATTAATTTAACCTGAAGAGTCTAAAAAATTTATCTTTAAAGGTGAGTAATTCTATGTCCTCTTTAATGATAATATCTGTTGTATAAATGAGTTCCCCCTTAAGATAGGTCGAAAGCTTTCCGACTACAGTTCCAGTAATGAGGGGAGCCTGTAGGGTCTCTGGGACATCTAATACTTTTATGAGTTTTTCTTCATCCCCATCTCTTAAAGGGATGATGGCTGTGGTAGCTGGATATAGATTAATGGAATCCTTTAGTCCATGGATAACTTGTTTGCTAATTAATTTTTCTTCTTGTTCTAGAATCTTAAAAGGACTGTAAGTTTCAAAACCATACTCAAGTAATGTTCGAGTTGTGTTAAAATCATCCGAATCATTGAGTGTTACTGCAATGAATTGCATATTATTGTTTGTAGCAGAGGCCACGAGGCATCTACCTGATCTACGGGTATATCCTGTTTTCACACCATCTGCACTTTCATAGGACTTTAAAAGTTTGTTTTTGTTAGCAAAATCTTTGTGCCCTTCACGCTCTGCTTGCCAAAATTCAGTTTTAACAACTTCTTTAAATGTTACATTTTTAAGGGCAGCTCTTGTAATCAAGGACAGATCATAGGCCGTTGTATAATGGTCATCATGATGTAGTCCATGGGGATTCATAAAATTCGTATTATTTGCTCCTATTTCCTTTGCACGTTGATTCATGAGTGTGGCAAAATCTTCAATGGAACCACTAATCTCGTATGCAATTGCTTCGGCAGCATCATTTCCAGATCTTAACATTAACCCATAGATTAAATCTATTGATTTGACCCTTTCATTGCTCTCTAGATAGATGGAAGAACCTTCTACGCCAACTGCTTTAGGATTAACAGAAATTAATTTATCAAGAGGAAGGTTTTCCACAGCTAGTAATCCTGTCAAGATTTTCGTAGTACTAGCCATTGGCATTTTTTCATGAAAATTTTGACCCGCTAAAACCCTTCCTGTCTCAACATCCATTAAAATAGCAGCATGACTACTGGGAAAGTGCGGAGCTTGGTTTTTTGCACTTAAGCCATAAGAAATGAGTTGGTTATTATATAGAAGAGAGAACAAAGATAGAATCAGAATTAAATCAATTATTCTTTTTTTCATTATATTATCACCTCAGTTCATATGATAACCAATCAATGATCTTATTATCATTAAGAATAGGTTATCTATAGGAATATTTACTAATGAGTCAATTTAATGGACATAGTTGACCCTATAAAATTATTATTCTCATGTCTTACAAAATCATACAAGACAAATGTATGAAATTTTCATTACACTTTATATTCATAAAAGCTTCATTATAAAATAAAAAAATGAGCCATAAAACTGAGCTCATTTTTAATATTTAGTAGTTATCGTATTCTTTAGTATTCATGTAATATATCGCATCCGAACTCCTTAGCCAGTTTTTCTGCTTCAATTATATCTTCTGGTCCCCATATTGACCAACTACCTTTTACTGATCCATTAACATAAATTTCAACTTTATCCTTTTTAATTATCATAATTTTATCATTTTTCTTTTTCATTTGTAGTATTTGATTATTGACTGCCTCTACTGGATCAACATCTAGTACCTTCATTGCTATAAATAAGCAAGACATTGCATCTTGTAGCTCATATTTTGCCTTATCGATCTCACCTTTCATCAAGGCCTTCAAAGATTCTGCCACCTCTTCATTCAAATGACTCATTGCGGTTTTGGGATCATCAGTGCTATATCGTCTATTATTCCATATCATTTCAACTGCTTCTCTTAAATCCATTTCTGTGCCCCCTTCAGTCATACTTTATCACTTTACATTATACTCTTTTATTCACCTACTTTCAAATCATAGAAGTAATCCACATAAAAAGGACGTTAGATAACGTCCTTTATTCATAGGTAATAACTTCATTCTCTGATTGTTGTGGAGGCTTTCCTTTTTTACTAAACATTGATTGAATGTTATTAATTACCTGAGGTGCAGTATTAATTAGATTATCGATCATATTTGCATTTTGGTCTACCGACATCAATTTCATTAGTCCATTGCCTACTACCATAAAGGCTACGGGTTGAACCGAAACCCCAGCTCCCGCTCCTCCTGCAAAGGGGAATTTATCTTTAGTAGATTTTTCTTCTCCATCTTCACTTTTATTCTTTTGTTCGTTAATATATTCGCCTCCTCCAGAGGCAAATCCAAAGGAAACCTTGGATATTGGAATTATCACTGTTCCGTCAGGGGTTTCAACAGGATCCCCTACAATTGTATTGACATCTACCATTTCTTTAATGCTTTCCATCGTGGTTTTCATCAGTGCTTCGATTGGATGTTCATTCATTTTTTCCACCATCCTTTATTTTTACTATTAATGACTTTATTCCTGCAATAATAATATGACCTAATTTCAATCTTAATATACAGCTAAAAGTAGTTTTAAATGTTTTGATATTGAAATTAGGAACAACATTTGTTTCTAGTGAGTGTAAGACCAAGTGATTTTTGATTATACTGATCAAATTTCCTTTCAGCGTCCATCCTAATCCAGTATAGATGGCTGTAACGGCTGCATCGCCTAAACCTAACTCTGTACTCCAAGACAATCTATCAATAATGAGTTTCTCTTTTATATACTCAAGTATTCTTTTGTACTTTCTTGTTAGATCCAGTGAAATCTCTATGATTCTTCTGATTTCTTCCATATTGAACTCCTTATGTTTTTCACCTAAAAAACTTTCACTAGTTCCTATTTCAGATTCAACATTTAATTCTAAAGAAGGTGCATGATTCTCATTATTTTTTATATTAATTATAGGAATATCTGTTTTATATTGGATTAACCCACGCAATGCATAAATTTTAAAAATAAACTCATCATCCTTGTCTTCTTTTATAAAAATAAATATCATTTTGATTTTAGAGTTTAATATAAGTAAAAAAATAATTGAAAAAAGAATAAAAATTCTCATAAATTGAACTCACCTCTATGTAGTTTATATTACTATTTTTTCCACTTTTACAGATGCTAGACATCATGATTAAAATTAATCATGACCACATAAAACACCTAGTTTTCAACACTTAGTTAAAATCCCAGACTTTTAAAAAGAAATTTCAAAAAATCTATTGACTTTTTTACAAAATCCTTTATATTTAATATAGGTAAACAAAAAGTTTACCTCTAGGAAGTATAGTTAATACTATATTGAGAGAGAATTCTAGTATAATTCATGTCAGTGAGGTGATACATTGGATATCGGGGAAAAAATTAGAAGATTACGTATATTAAATGAATTAACTCAAGATGAATTAGCCCAACGTTGTGATTTGACAAAAGGATTCATCTCAAAAATAGAACGAAATATCACTTCTCCATCTATTGCCACATTGATGGATATTCTTGAAGCTTTAGGAATTGATG
Encoded proteins:
- a CDS encoding 4Fe-4S binding protein; translation: MTVSNQKNDKELHIIPEWCKGCNICVGFCPKNVLELEHDKVSIKNKDLCIKCGQCELRCPDYAIYLEG
- the surE gene encoding 5'/3'-nucleotidase SurE, encoding MRILVTNDDGIFAEGIYVLAKSLQDVGEVIVVAPNTERSAVGHGITMHHPLRMAGVRFFDTSIEAYSVNGTPADCIKIAIEVLLKDRKPTVVVSGINNGPNLGTDVLYSGTVSAAVEAAILDLPSIAVSMATSKIDQYNHAAEFICKLLSNTLHIEELSDTIINVNYPTIAYSEIKGVKVTNLGIRKYENAFIERLDPRGNAYYWISGKAMELAQDHESDVQAINDNYISITPIHFDLTHFKSFKKLKNLNLEK
- a CDS encoding oxaloacetate decarboxylase subunit alpha; this translates as MTKLKITETVLRDAHQSLFATRMNTEEMLPVIELLDKVGYHSLEMWGGATFDSSLRFLNEDPWERLRKLKSRVKNTKFQMLLRGQNILGYKHYADDVVTEFVKKSIGNGIDIIRIFDALNDVRNLETALRVTNKEGGHAQCAISYTISPVHNIPYYVKTAKKMESMGANSICIKDMSGILTPYVAYELVRELKKAVKVPIQIHTHYTSGMASMTYLKAIEAGVDVIDTAISPLAMGTSQPPTEPLVAALQGTEYDTGLDLKVLSEVADYFKPIRDKYLKEGILDPKVLGVDANTLIYQVPGGMLSNLISQLKLQNKEDKYEEVLAEVPKVREELGFPPLVTPMSQMVGTQALFNVLTGERYKMVPKEIKDYVKGLYGQPAVPIDEKIIEKIVGKDSIITCRPADLIEPQLEKLKNEMKEYLEQDEDVLSYALFPQVAMSYFKTRWAEKYKIESTLYNEEEKTHPI
- a CDS encoding GNAT family N-acetyltransferase gives rise to the protein MITIKEVSNNKEKVLLSHFLQHHHNMDINQSIDHCRYMIVMDSEHILGYAAFEIQSTILHINELFIMPIERGHGLGDGLLRSTLNLANQQGVEWALINHHQVYHAFYKHVGLQMLEAIEHIPEFVKSYHHTNDYHRDLLICIPKFFQKKCKSHGSNI
- a CDS encoding pseudouridine synthase, which codes for MRLQKYIANCGVASRRKSETLIQQGLVTVNDKVVTEMGFKLDVVEDHVKVRGKLIKPTEEMIYILLNKPTGFVTTVSDQFDRKTVTDLVGVSERIFPVGRLDYHTSGFLLLTNDGNLTFKLTHPKFKVSKVYIAKVKGKPSSSKLSLFEKGLEIEDYVTAPAKISIIKILPHEVIVKITLREGKNRQVRKMCDAIGHPVVELNRESMGDLQLGDLEIGKWRHLTQKEITYLKEL
- a CDS encoding FAD-dependent oxidoreductase, translating into MSKIVIVGGGWAGCAAAITAKKAGGDVHLYERTDLLLGLGNVGGIMRNNGRFTAAEETILLGNDELFTITDATSRHRNIEFPGHRHASLYDVTIIEPKVRKLLLNLGIHLYLQHRIVDVIKDGSKIIKVKTFDGETIEGDVFIETTGSTGPMGNCTKYGNGCAMCVLRCPSFGPRVSLSQKAGVNDILGQRADGSYGAFSGSCKLNKNSLSEELRTILNEKGVAIIPVPKNQVNHEKLKMKVCQQYALNEYAENIILLDTGHAKLMAPFYPLEKLRSIKGFENAKFEDPYSGGIGNSIRYLSIAPRNNTMKVASLQNLLCAGEKSGLFVGHTEAIVTGSLAGHNSVRVALGMPLLELPINLASGDLIAYANERILTESGLQERFTFAGGDYFKRMKKNNLYITEIETLKIKINRLNLLNIYNERLK
- a CDS encoding sulfide/dihydroorotate dehydrogenase-like FAD/NAD-binding protein, which codes for MTVKYWECIDAGSDYCPCYLAESNDCITCTHLQNKNYCDCNWRGVCIYQEFKFLNEQRKSTRIPHEVAIVSRVDITPNLKVFKLKVNDYLIRHLKQPGAYIFVRNKSKDQYFDIPISIMNVESASGLIDIAIEIHGVKTKSLKDDSESLLIKAPYWNGIIGIQHLKSLAGGRCLIVARGIAQAPAVLLIQHLRQHNNTVDVILDTGSIKHDFISHYTDANLISTVDLYSEQGKSVIQQAIAKHEYQLSFIGGSDYLQKQILEVSNFHNINLVTTNNHHMCCGEGICGACTIYDIAGNAIKTCKSQLVHH
- a CDS encoding D-alanyl-D-alanine carboxypeptidase family protein, with protein sequence MKKRIIDLILILSLFSLLYNNQLISYGLSAKNQAPHFPSSHAAILMDVETGRVLAGQNFHEKMPMASTTKILTGLLAVENLPLDKLISVNPKAVGVEGSSIYLESNERVKSIDLIYGLMLRSGNDAAEAIAYEISGSIEDFATLMNQRAKEIGANNTNFMNPHGLHHDDHYTTAYDLSLITRAALKNVTFKEVVKTEFWQAEREGHKDFANKNKLLKSYESADGVKTGYTRRSGRCLVASATNNNMQFIAVTLNDSDDFNTTRTLLEYGFETYSPFKILEQEEKLISKQVIHGLKDSINLYPATTAIIPLRDGDEEKLIKVLDVPETLQAPLITGTVVGKLSTYLKGELIYTTDIIIKEDIELLTFKDKFFRLFRLN
- the ytfJ gene encoding GerW family sporulation protein, which gives rise to MNEHPIEALMKTTMESIKEMVDVNTIVGDPVETPDGTVIIPISKVSFGFASGGGEYINEQKNKSEDGEEKSTKDKFPFAGGAGAGVSVQPVAFMVVGNGLMKLMSVDQNANMIDNLINTAPQVINNIQSMFSKKGKPPQQSENEVITYE
- a CDS encoding DUF2953 domain-containing protein — protein: MRIFILFSIIFLLILNSKIKMIFIFIKEDKDDEFIFKIYALRGLIQYKTDIPIINIKNNENHAPSLELNVESEIGTSESFLGEKHKEFNMEEIRRIIEISLDLTRKYKRILEYIKEKLIIDRLSWSTELGLGDAAVTAIYTGLGWTLKGNLISIIKNHLVLHSLETNVVPNFNIKTFKTTFSCILRLKLGHIIIAGIKSLIVKIKDGGKNE